The Vitis riparia cultivar Riparia Gloire de Montpellier isolate 1030 chromosome 10, EGFV_Vit.rip_1.0, whole genome shotgun sequence genome includes a region encoding these proteins:
- the LOC117923453 gene encoding uncharacterized protein LOC117923453 yields MPCFVPFSNRNLDISILVFIPMVVVVDDLIDALKLFSSSTESMGCVHSSIFRSIHGNMVIWYGAWMKRSNENKEFLHAAFLQMLTNVSSMAILADHSFFDAYAGESKDGFPAAKFSTGGIISIGTAALASNNLDELSHANLALFKAYFQKMEGAISGVCLRCEMNPRVACLFVWKSLHACYSWILNTDYRATVLPYLNRLTPDIKFDIFRVVYVSDDNVPSFQYLPPQQMLENGGGSKQDKVMQGSKNAAADV; encoded by the exons ATGCCGTGCTTTGTGCCCTTTAGCAATAGGAATTTAGATATAAGCATCTTGGTTTTCATACCCATGGTAGTAGTTGTTGATGATCTTATCGATGCCCTCAAACTCTTCTCTTCATCCACTGAGAGCATGGGTTGTGTTCACAGCTCAATATTCAGGAGCATCCATGGAAATATG GTCATATGGTATGGAGCATGGATGAAGAGATCTAATGAGAACAAGGAGTTTCTGCATGCTGCCTTT CTACAAATGTTAACAAACGTATCAAGCATGGCCATCTTAGCCGATCACAGCTTTTTCGACGCATATGCTGGAGAATCAAAAGATGGCTTCCCAGCTGCTAAATTTTCCACTGGGGGCATAATATCAATCGGAACAGCAGCCCTTGCCTCCAACAACTTGGACGAACTCTCCCACGCAAACTTAGCTCTATTCAAAGCATATTTCCAAAAGATGGAAGGAGCAATCTCTGGAGTgtgcttgaggtgtgaaatgaatcCAAGGGTGGCGTGTCTGTTTGTATGGAAGTCACTCCATGCATGTTACTCCTGGATTCTCAACACTGATTATCGAGCAACTGTTTTACCTTACCTTAACCGCCTCACCCCCGACATCAAGTTCGACATCTTTCGGGTTGTCTATGTCAGTGATGACAATGTACCCAGTTTTCAGTACTTGCCTCCTCAACAAATGTTGGAGAATGGTGGTGGTAGCAAACAAGACAAGGTCATGCAAGGATCCAAGAATGCTGCTGCAGATGTGTGA